The following DNA comes from Eulemur rufifrons isolate Redbay chromosome 5, OSU_ERuf_1, whole genome shotgun sequence.
tttaagaaCATATAATTTAGCTAGGGGGATGAAAATAGTACATTTCACCTTTTCTAAAGATTCTTTAAAATCCTCAGTGAGTTTCATTGCTGTCCTGATCTTACAATTCTAAatgacttcttaaaaaaaatcgTATTTCACTATTAGGTGGTTAGATCACCATGCCACCATGACTAGTGGCCTAGTCAATAttgatgtgtatatatttaaatcattacGTTTCTCAGTACCATGGGTTTTCACACTGTAACCGCGTTCAGGTCTTCTGCCCGACCAGTGCCTTGCTCATTTCCATGTGGTAACCTGCCACCTGGGTATGGTTCTCCGGAACCTGGAGTAAAGATATAAACTCTCTGACCCTAAGCACCTTGAAAAGCTACAAGGCCCAGAAGAGCGCAGAAATAGGCCCCGCATGCAAATAAATGCCCCAGGCAGGTCTGCTCGCTGGGTAACCTTCCCGCGCCGGGAGGCAGGGTGGCGGGTGGCAGAGGTCTTCCGGGCCGGGAAGGAAACCTGCCGGCGGCGCGCAGGCGAGCCCCCACCCTCACTCCCCCCCTTCTCCCGCCAGGATGCTGCCCCTCGCAGCTCGTCGGCCGGCCAAATGCATTCCAGAGCTATGCACAAGACACACTTCTCCAGGCAGTCCTAGAAACCGGAGCCCGGAGCGGAGAGGGCGGGAGGGAGCGCGCGGCCGCCGCTGAGGTCATATTCGCGCCGCCTCCCCGCCCTCGGCGGCCCGGCTGTTCCCTCCAGCGCACACTTCCCAGGGCCTCGGTCCAGTCCGGTGTAAATGTCTTTTAAAGCGGAGACAGcgctctcctcccctttccctcgGGCGCAGCCAAGGGATCTGCCGCCAGGGCCTTTAAAACAAAACGAATGAATGAAGCGCTGGGGCGAGCGCGCGCGGGATGGCCACTGCCGCGGAGCTCCGCCGGGTCTAAATCGGGCCACTGACCCGCTAGTTCAGCTCCCAAACTCGGCGGCCAAGCCCGCTCCGTGCTCCCGGCTCTCCCCATTTCTCCACTGCTCCAGCCGGGTCTCAGTCGACTCCGGGAGCTTCCCTGCTCCCCACCTTTCTCCCCAACAATGGTACCCCCTCTGCAGACTTGGGAGGGGGTGGCGGTGGCTGTGGGGGGGCGGAGAAATAGCTTTTAGAAACCCGATCTGTTGTTTGCGAAACAcaatcgcttttttttttttttaaagcgacAGGGTGTCTAGACGGCCACGTGACGAGGCCGGAGCCGGGCGCGCCACTGCGCAGTGGAACCAGCCGAGCAGAGGGCCGGgttcggggggtgggggggcggggaggaggcggcggcggcggcggcggcggcggctgggggcgggggaggaagggggagggaagggggcggGAGCGGGAGGCCTTGCGGGAGGCGGCGAGCCCAGGGCACACTCGCTTGCTGCTCGGCGCACGGAGGAGCCTGTCCCCAAGCCGCGCCAGCCGAGCCAGCCGGGCTCCGTGCTCGGTCCGCTCGCCGCGCGGGAGAGAGCTGCCGAGACAGAGCCAGCCTGCCGGCGCCGAGCCGCCGAGCGCCCGGCCCCGGAGCCCTTGAGTGCGGCGCGGCTAGCCCCTGGCGGCGGCAGAAGGACCGGAGCGCCAGGAGAGGGCGGACGGGGGACAAGGAGGCTTCCAGGCGCGACGAGGAGAGTCTCGGAGGAGGAGGCGGCGAGAGGACACCGGGGCCTTCTGCCGCCGCAGCAGGGTCAGGGCGAGCAGCCCATGCGGGGAGCCCCGGCGGCCAGCTGCGGCCAGGGGAAGGGGCACCCGCGGCCCCCGCACTAGCCAGCAGCTTGTGCCCAGGGGGGCGAGAACGCGCGACCCGCCAGgggcccgccgccgccgccgccgccgccgcgccgcccTCCCCCGCGCTGACAGCCCCGCTGGGCGCAGCCGTCGCCGCAGCATCTTCTGCCCCTGCGCCCCCGCCAGCCCCGAGGAAGTCCCCGCCGAGGACCTGGGCCCCCgggagcagaggagggaagaCCAGAGACTCCCCTAAACCACCCAGATGCGCAGGATTGAAGCAGTCTAGCCAAAGCTttttgtggattaaaaaaatatacgATTTTTGGGGGggcagaagaaaaggagagaaagaccaGCGGGGCTCTGCAAGGAAAAAAAGGGGATGTAACTCGTGGATACGTTTTTCCACCCCTCAAACATCTTGTTCtactttgtaaacattttctttttttaaaccccaGCTCCAGCCGGACGCCCCCAGACCTCCAAGGTTTGAGGAGGTGGTGTTTTTCATTTGGGGCTTTGCATATTTGGTTCTTAGGTTTTGAGAGAGCCTCCTTACTTCGCCAGACATCTCATGCGGGGTGAAGTCCACTCAGCCCCCTCCCCCGAGTCTTCGTGTGCACGGAATTCGAGGAGATCCGGTTACTAAggatatagaggaaaaaaataaatcgcgtgcctgctttttttttttaattgcctgcttttccccacccccaaattaaGTTGCTTAGCAAGGGGGAAAGAGGCTTTTTCCTCCCTCCAGCAGCCCAGCCGAACGCCTTTCATTTTTTGCCCCCGCGGATCTTCCATGTAGGAAGCCGAGGCTGGCGAGCCCGACATTCGGGAGCCACTGCGGGGGGGCCTCTTTTTGGGGAGGCGCCGACGGGGGCAGGCTCGCCCGTCCCCAGGGAAGCGGCGGCCGCGTTCCTCCGGGGCGCGCCGGGGCCCGAGAGCCGCGCAGGGCGCGGGCCGCGCGGGGTGGGGCAGCCGGAGCGCAGGCCCCCGAGCCCCGGCGGGCGCCCCCGGGCCCCCGCGCGCGCCCCGGCCTCCGGGAGACTGGCGCATGCCACGGAGCGCCCCTCGGGCCGCCGCCGCTTCTGCCCgggctcctgctgctgctgctgtcgcCTGCGCCTGCTGCCCCAACTCGGCGCCCGACTTCTTCATGGTGTGCGGAGGTCATGTTCGCTCCTTAGCCGGCAAACGACTTTTCTCCTCGCCTCCTCGCCCCGCATGTTCAGGACCAAACGATCTGCGCTCGTCCGGCGTCTCTGGAGGAGCCGTGCGCCCGGCggcgaggacgaggaggagggcgcggggggaggtggaggaggcgAGCTGCGGGGTGAGGGGGCGACGGACGGCCGGGCGCATGGGGCCGGTGGCGGCGGCGCGGGCAGGGCTGGCTGCTGCCTGGGCAAGGCGGTCCGAGGTGCCAAAGGTCACCaccatccccatcccccagccGCGGGCGCCGGCGCGGTCGGGGGCGCCGAGGCGGATCTGAAGGCGCTCACGCACTCGGTGCTCAAGAAACTGAAGGAGCGGCAGCTGGAGCTGCTGCTCCAGGCCGTGGAGTCCCGCGGCGGTACGCGCACCGCATGCCTCCTGCTGCCCGGCCGCCTGGACTGCAGGCTGGGCCCGGGGGCGCCCGCCAGCGCGCAGCCCGCGCAGCCGCCCTCGTCCTACTCGCTCCCCCTCCTGCTGTGCAAAGTGTTCAGGTGGCCGGATCTCAGGCATTCCTCGGAAGTCAAGAGGCTGTGTTGCTGTGAATCTTACGGGAAGATCAACCCGGAGCTGGTGTGCTGCAACCCCCATCACCTTAGCCGACTCTGCGAACTAGGTAAGAAGTTGCTCTGTGCTCatgccccccaccaccaccacggcGCGCAAGCACTGGAAGAAAAGCCCCCTCGGGCTGTGTGTGTGCTGCCTCCTCTCCAGGGGAGTGCACATCCCCTCCTGGGAGGAGACCTGGGGGACGAAAGTAGAGAAGGGACAAGGGGAAACTCTAAGGGCATTCCCTGGGGGTTCCCTTCCAGGCttttcctgctctgttgcccgaggGGGTCTATGGGCACTGCTCCTGCACACACTGTGCAGACGTGCGGTTAAAAATTAGACGCCTTTATTTCCGGATCTGCACGGGGGTGCAGAGAGGTGGGGGTCACGCCTCCCCCGCACCCGGAAAGGCGTTGAGGTGTGTGGCCGAGTTGGATTCGGTCCAAGCCCgccaagggaggctgggagaatGGAGCTATAAAGACTGGAAAGTCTCCGCTCCTTTAGTAAATAAGGGAGTCACGTCGAACCCAAGTGGCTCAGATGCTGCCCTGGCCTCGCGGCTTTGGAGTCTTGGGGCAGAGAGGGTCAGGATGGCAGGCCGAACTGGGTATCTGCTCTCAGTTCTGCCAGCCCCAGGGTGAAAAGGAACAAACCACCAGGAGAAGCTGGGTGCccctattttttctctttcttccgcACAGAGAAGCACAGACCTGTCTATAGAATGTCTGGGCCCCAGCCGTTGTCCCTTACTGCACTGGGGCCTGGGCTTCTCGGCTGGGACCCCGAGTCTCCTTCCTTTTTATCCTCTCAAGCTTCCTCgattccttcccttttctctacttCTACGTGCACGGGGTCGGGGGGTGCACTCCGGGCGCGTCCCCCGAGTTCACCAGCACTCTTGGGGCGCGTCTCCCGGGTGGGCTTGGAAGGGGGCGCCCGGTGTCCCCCgcgcggcgggggcgggagcGAATTGCACCCTTGCGGGGCGGGCGCGGGAGAGGAGGCGGGGTGGTGGGAGCGGGGTCTGGAGCTCAGGGACTGGAAGGGGACCCCCGCCCCGTGAACTGTGAAGTGCGCGGCCCCGGCCGAGCCGGTGGTTTCCAGCGCGGCCCGCCGAGCGAGGCGGCAGCGGCCGCAGACGTGGAGGAGCTGAGCGCCGAGGCTGGCGCCAGGCGGCCTCTTTTGTTTATCTGACAGCTAAATATCAAGGCAATCACCGCCTCGcggccctgcctccagcccccacaGCTAAGACAAACAGTTGGGCTAAAAGAATGCCTCTGTTATCATAAGTTTCTATCTCTCTTTCTCATGGCTGGgcctttattttctcttacttttttaatttcagagtctCCCCCCCCTCCTTACTCCAGATACCCGATGGATTTTCTCAAACCAACTGGTGAgtagatgattttaaaaatatccttcttATCTTAAGATAGAAACGGAGCCTTTAGAACCCGGGTTTTTATGTCTAGGCAGCGGCCTGGGGAGGTGCTAGGCTTGCTTCAAGTTGGTTGTAGGTTTCCTCTACTGGaagtttggtgaatttttctgttgttgtggctggattttttttttttttttttctaagacgTTTCCTAGATAGGCTTtacattttgttcctttttcatgtgtttgcaCTCTGTGACCGAAGTTGGCTCAGCTGTGACACGTGGAGGCTTTAGTCTTGGGAGCCAAATAGGACAGGTTGATGGGAAAATTCGGAGACTTTGTAAGTGCCAGAAGAATCAGTGGGAAGAATGGAAAGGATGATCAGACGGCCAGGAAGGCAGTTTAAAAAGGTGCAGAGACGTTGGTTTGGAGTAGACACCAGAACATTCGAGAAGTATAGACAACAAGTAAAAGGAGAGTGGGTTCTCCCTGCCCCGGTCACCTACAAGTCAGCCGTCTCTTGGAGTTTTCTCAGAATCCTTGGTAGGGGCCATAAAAGTTTTGAGCATAGCTCTGCCTGCCTGTTGCTTTGTCACTGGCTGGCATGGGGCCAGGGCAGAAGCCCATTGGAGACTGGCACCAGCCTTGTTGCAGTTGTCTGCATTCAGCTTCTGGCCGGTAGCACAGGGGCCCATCCTCTGGACCCAACAGTGCCAGGGGACAGGGTCAGCAAAACAAACCTGGGGATGACAAAGGGACAAGTCCTTCCTATAGTGGGAGATCTATTTGCTAAAAGCACAAACTCTCACGTTGATTTTTGTGCCTGTATACTGATGCCTGAAAAAAATGTCACGCTTGTGACAGTTGTATTTTGCCAAAGCTCTGGGAGAAGAAAAAGTGAAGAGTTGGGCACCATTTAGCTCCTGGAATTATCCAGGTCCTTCCGCCGCATGAGTTTTGGCTGTTGGGCCTTTCCCCCCACTAATTAAAAGTTTTGCTGGGGCGTTGTCataaattaaatactttaatGAACGTGTAACCGAAGCCCATACTCTGCAGCCAGCCCTCCTGGGACTCCACCAGCTCCCTCAAGTTGGGAAGGCGTTCCTGCTTGCCTGGTGCCCGGCTAATAAGTGGCCTGCAAAGCATGTGATATTTTGCTTTCGATTTACAAAACACCAGATAAATGGTCATTAATGAAGAGATAACCAGCTCTCTGTATTTATAACAAACGTTAACTGGAATCACCAAGCCCTGTTTTTCCCAAAGAATGTAACTTGACTGGGTTTGTGACTTAAAGAATCGAGAATTCTTTCATGAGGTTAGTTCTCCAAGGGGCCACCTCTgccctgttttgttttgtctttcatatTCTTCAAATTTAGAGGTTTCCCTGAAAAGAGAGAACGGTGACCTTGGCCCCAGAGGTAAAGACTGTCAGGGGTAAATATTCCTGGAAACCTCCAAAACCATAGAAAAGAAGGGCCACGTTTCCTGGGGTTTCCTGCAAAGATACTGGGATAAATCTCCTAAGCAGTCATTCTGCCGGCCCTCATTTTCAGTGAGTGGAGTGATATATTTGTTCATTAGCAAGTGTTGACACTAGGTAGCAAAATGTGTGTAAACAGAGAAGCCACAAAGACAGGAATGTGCCATTTCCAAGGGGGAGAAACGTTCTCCAGATCAGCCAATAGGAAGTGATTAACCTGCCAATCGGAAACTCAAACAGCTGGTTACTCACCCAAAACGTTTTGTttaaaacagaacacaaaaaggAACGAATAAAGGCGCCGTTGTGTAAGAACATGGGAGCTGTAGCAGCCGAAGAAGCCCCCATGAGGGGAATTGTCCCGACACGTTGGAGGGCAGCCAGGTCTGGGCCGGAGGGGCCGGGACAGGTCTGGGGCTGGTTGTGGCCAGAGGTGTTGAGGTCAGACATACACATGGGACGCTGCCCTGGGTCTCCCCACCTTGTCCAGGGGAGAATGTTTGGCCTGGGAATTTAGATCTGCTGCATACATTCTTATGTTTCTAAGCCCTAAGCTGAATTCTTGGTCTTGGGTTACTAGGTAGAACAGGCATAAGGTTTTACCGTTGGCAGTTGTTAAAATCTTAAGCAGTTACACGACTAAGGGAATCCCTCCTGTGAAGTGTATGGGATGGAGCTGGGGCCTGGTACCCCTGCAGCCTTTGGAGGAACTTGAGGGCTGAAAGCTGGGAGCTCCATCTGGCTGTGGTTCAAGCCACTCCACGGCAGCCTCTGGGAGGGCCTGGACTTTGTACACCTGGGAACTGTGTGGTCCTGAACCAGCAGAGTCATCTGAAAAGGAACGTTCACTTGACTGAACCTAGGGGCAAGGTGGTTGTGACTTGTGGCTTTCAGAAGTGAGAAGacgccctcctccccctcccacgaGGAGTAAGAATTTGCTGTTTGAAACTAGATCTCAGTTTGTGGAGTGGGGACGCTGGTGGGGTAGCTGTGTGGGCTGTGCTTCCCGTGTCCTCTCTGTCTGACGGTTTGAAAGGTTTGAAGAATGGCTGGGCTGGGGTAGGGGCGTTGCTGGGTGAGCTCTTCGTGCTTGGGCTGGGCAACCCCGGGGGCCAGTGCCCACCGGCAGATCCCACCTCCACAGCCTAGATAGGAAGTCTGGCATGTTGACGTGAGACCTAGCCCTGCCGTTGCCTTTTAACTCTGGTCCCCCTTGACTTTTCCAGGCTTCTTTTTAAGTCCAGATGATGGAAGAGTTGGATTAgatcattcatgcattcattcgttcattggttcattcattcattctatggATGTGATGATGTGCTTGCCTAAAAATTCGAGGATTCCAAGGCAGTGCAGTGTTCTTCTGTAAGCAGGGTCCCTTTGAGTTCTGGGTCAGATGAACTAcctgaggcagagctgggacactTGGGTATATTAGTGGTGGTAGGTGTGGGGTCGGGGGACACCCCAGGCTTGGACTTTTCACAGACTCTGTTGGAGGAGCTGGGAGAAAGGAGTGAGTCTTTTTCTCCCACAGAACTTAGCACTTACTGAGTGCTTGGTACTATTTAGTGTTGGATGAGAGCCAGAAATGGCCTAGAGCTTCTGACTGTCAGTCAGCCTGAGCTTTGGGGAGCAGGAGACGTAGGCAGAGGTGAGCCCGTGACTTTAGAAATCTGCCTTTGCGCAGCTTTTCTGTGgcagagggatggagggatggccCGTTTGACCTTGCAAGCCAGGCAGTAGCTGGAGGCCAGTCTGGATGCAGGAGCCTGTCTCAGCCTGGACACTgccagggaggaggggtgggactCCACGGCCTGCCTTGGGGAGCAAGAGCCACGGGATGGGTGCTGGACTCGGGTATAGCCCAGCTCACTGGGTGGCCCCTTGAGCTAGTCAATGACGCCTCAGTTTACCTGGGTGCATGTCAAACAGGTATACTTTGCTACTTCACAGAGGTGGTAGGGAGGCCTAATTAATGTTTGTAAAACCCTCCTGAGATCAAAGGCACTGCAGAAGGGCAGAGCACCATTTCATAAAAACGCTTGTGGTTGCCAGTGTGTTAGCTGACTTACCTTTGATCTGAGACAG
Coding sequences within:
- the SMAD7 gene encoding mothers against decapentaplegic homolog 7 isoform X2, which produces MFRTKRSALVRRLWRSRAPGGEDEEEGAGGGGGGELRGEGATDGRAHGAGGGGAGRAGCCLGKAVRGAKGHHHPHPPAAGAGAVGGAEADLKALTHSVLKKLKERQLELLLQAVESRGGTRTACLLLPGRLDCRLGPGAPASAQPAQPPSSYSLPLLLCKVFRWPDLRHSSEVKRLCCCESYGKINPELVCCNPHHLSRLCELESPPPPYSRYPMDFLKPTDCPDAVPSSAETGGTNYLAPGGLSDSQLLLEPGDRSHWCVVAYWEEKTRVGRLYCVQEPSLDIFYDLPQGNGFCLGQLNSDNKSQLVQKVRSKIGCGIQLTREVDGVWVYNRSSYPIFIKSATLDNPDSRTLLVHKVFPGFSIKAFDYEKAYSLQRPNDHEFMQQPWTGFTVQISFVKGWGQCYTRQFISSCPCWLEVIFNSR
- the SMAD7 gene encoding mothers against decapentaplegic homolog 7 isoform X1, with amino-acid sequence MFRTKRSALVRRLWRSRAPGGEDEEEGAGGGGGGELRGEGATDGRAHGAGGGGAGRAGCCLGKAVRGAKGHHHPHPPAAGAGAVGGAEADLKALTHSVLKKLKERQLELLLQAVESRGGTRTACLLLPGRLDCRLGPGAPASAQPAQPPSSYSLPLLLCKVFRWPDLRHSSEVKRLCCCESYGKINPELVCCNPHHLSRLCELESPPPPYSRYPMDFLKPTADCPDAVPSSAETGGTNYLAPGGLSDSQLLLEPGDRSHWCVVAYWEEKTRVGRLYCVQEPSLDIFYDLPQGNGFCLGQLNSDNKSQLVQKVRSKIGCGIQLTREVDGVWVYNRSSYPIFIKSATLDNPDSRTLLVHKVFPGFSIKAFDYEKAYSLQRPNDHEFMQQPWTGFTVQISFVKGWGQCYTRQFISSCPCWLEVIFNSR